One Leopardus geoffroyi isolate Oge1 chromosome E1, O.geoffroyi_Oge1_pat1.0, whole genome shotgun sequence genomic window, GGAATTGGGCAGTGGGGTGGTACATTCCAAGGCCAAGCGGTTGAAAAATCACTGGGAACTGAGGTTTTACAGTTGGCCTCACATGATTCAGCTCCCAGTTGGACTGCGACATGAAGGAGATTGGCTGATGAAAACAGCAGGGTGCAGGTCAGGGCACTCAGCAGCAGCAAGAGCCACTagagcaggtgggtgggtggtggcagggggtCTAGCAACAGCTGGGGCGGCAGCAgctggacacacagcaggtgggagggcagcaggtggtccggcagcaggtggtctggcagcaggtggggcggcagcaaggctggcagcagctggagccacagcaatTCGAGCCACAGCCGCTGGAGCCCCCACAGCaggggcggcagcagctggacacacagcagctggggcggcagcaggtggtccggcagcaggtggtctggcagcaggtggggcggcagcaaggctggcagcagctggagccacagcagctggaACCCCCACAGCAGGGGCGGCAGCAGCTAGAGATGCAGCAGCTGGGGCGGCAGCAGCTGGAACCACAGCAGCTGGAACCACAGCAGCTGGGGCGGCAGCAAGTGGTCCTGCAGCAGGTGGtctggcagcaggtggggcggcagcaaggctggcagcagctggagccacagcagctggggcGACAGCAGGTGGTCCTGCAGCAGGTGGTCTGGCAGCAGCTGGGGCGGCAACAAGTCTCCTGGCCACAGCCCTGCTCAGAGCAGACGGAGCCACAACAGGAGTTGACCATGGTGTCAGAGAGTGGAGGTTCTGGGATGGTTTCCAGGAGAGTGAGGGGCTTGAGTCTGACGTCTCCTCGTGCCATGGCCTCTTATATACTGCCCGTCCATGGTGAGTTGTCAACACATCTTCCTTGTGTTTGTTTACCTAATATGAACTAATTATCAGATTACACAATACTGTTTGTGCATGTAATGGTTTAAACTTGTGGgaaacaaaatttcttttctagATGTGATGAATTCTCTCTGGTCTGTGTTTCCTCCTGATTCACACCCACTGGCATCTTCCTGaccactttctcctcctcttcctccaccgtGGGCTGTCACGTGATAGGTGGCATTTGCAATTACATTTCGTACTCTCCCTCCTGTATCCCCTAGCAGGTAGGATAAGGGCAGTCCTATTTTTGGTGGTGCGTTTCTTCCAATGGTCAGTGGCATGAGTGATGATCTGCATGTGACAAGAAGAAA contains:
- the LOC123603666 gene encoding keratin-associated protein 4-2-like, which codes for MARGDVRLKPLTLLETIPEPPLSDTMVNSCCGSVCSEQGCGQETCCRPSCCQTTCCRTTCCRPSCCGSSCCQPCCRPTCCQTTCCRTTCCRPSCCGSSCCGSSCCRPSCCISSCCRPCCGGSSCCGSSCCQPCCRPTCCQTTCCRTTCCRPSCCVSSCCRPCCGGSSGCGSNCCGSSCCQPCCRPTCCQTTCCRTTCCPPTCCVSSCCRPSCC